The region GACGAATTGAGCCGTATGGAGATGCTCCCAGCCGACGGAGAGCCGACGAGTCTTTTTTTTGTCGTGGACAAGAAAGCCGCCGAACCACATATCAGAATTGCGCTGGAACAGGCAGAATCCTATGAGGCCGATGCTGTTTTCTTCCGTATATTCCCCGAAGGCGACAAACGCTCTCCAATTCCCCAGATTTATGTATATCGCGACATAGCACTTACTCTGAATGAAAAGTTCTATGCCAATATCCACCTCCGCCTCTGGAATGCCGGAGTTGTACCCCTGGTTTTTGTCATAACCTCAACCCAGGTTAAAATTCTCAATTGCCGCCAGGAACCAGATTTTAACAAGGAACGGCAAGAGCCTGTCTACACACCATTCCACAAACTTGAAGATATAGTGGCCGCCAACCAAGCGTTTGTGGCTCGCGAAGTCGCTGCTGGAACACTTTGGGAAAACCCAATATTCAAGAACGATTTCGTGCTGGAGAATACTGCCTACTTCAAGCTGCTAAGCCACCTTAAAGAATTCAGACAAAAGTTACTCAAACTTGAAATATTGTCTGAACAAACCGTAAATCGCATATTGGTTATGGCGATTTTAGTCAAATACCTGAATGATCGTAAGGATTCAGCCGGGAACCGGGTTTTTGTACAAGGTTTTCTGCGTCGCTTTTCCCATGCGAGCAATGATGACCTTGAATCGCTTTTCCGTGAAATGGGGAGTTGTATCAGGCTGTTTGACCATTTGAGTGCACATTTCAACGGCGGCATTTTCGAGTTGACCAACCATGAAAAATCGGAGCTGGAACAAGCCGATCTTTCCCCTATTGCTGACTTTCTGAAAGGAGATCAGGACCCGACGGGGCAGATGCTGTTCTGGCCGCTCTACTCGTTTCAAGACCTCCCAGTGGAGTTGATCAGCAATATCTACGAAGAGTTTCTTGCAAAAAATCATTCAAAGACAGAGAAGAAGGGATTAGGTGCTAAGGGCGCTGACAAAGAGAGTAACACTGGCGATAAGGGTATTGTCTACACTCCGCCCATGCTGGTCGATTTCCTGCTGGACCAGTGTCTACCCCTTTCGACCGAGACCCTTTTCTGGAAAATCCTCGACCCTGCTTGCGGCTCTGGTATTTTTTTGGTGGGTGCCTTCAAACGTCTGATCCAATGTTGGCGCATTGCCAACGATTGGAGACAACCGACTCATCTCGATCTGAAAGGAATTCTGAAAAACAATATCTTTGGTTTCGACGAAAAACCCGAGGCCGTTTTGATCACGGCATTCAGCCTCTGCGTGGCACTCTGTGATGAATTGGAGCCTTTAGTTATTTGGAACAAACTCAAGTTTGACAATCTACAAAAACGCAATCTTTCAGCTAGAGATTTCTTCGAGGTGGTTGAGTCGGGAGAATTCAATAATCATTTTGATCTGATAATAGGCAACCCTCCTTTTGAAAGCAAGTTGACAACAGTTGCCGCCAAGAGGGTTGAAGCCGCGAGCATCACCAATAAACGTCCCAAACTCCCGGACACACAGCTTGCTCTGCTCTTTCTTGAGCAATCATTCCGGCTTGCCCGTAAAAATGCGGCGATTTGCCTGATTCAACCAGCCGGACCACTGCTTTACAACGGTAATGCGCTGCCATTCCGTAGTCATCTGTTTGGGGAATATGACATTAATCAGGTTTTTGATTTTACTCCGCTGGAAGGAGTGCTTTTTTCAAAGGCGCAGGTCGCGGCGGCGGCGATAATCGGCTGCAACGCCCCTGCAACCTCCGATAAAATTCTGCACGTAACCTTCCGTAGAACCAGGGCTATCAAAGAAAAACTGTTGTTTGAACTGGATCCATACGATTTTCACTGGATAGCCCGCGGCTCGATTACAAAGCGTCCGTATGCCTGGAAAACCAATCTGCTCGGTGGCGGTCGTCTTCACCGGATGCTTGATCGTTTGTTTTCTGATGCCCCTACATTGGGAGAGTATCTGAAAGAAAAAAAAATAAATGACGGTTGGCAATTTGGTGAAGGTTATAGTGTAGGAAATGGAAGTGATTTTAATAGCCTACCCAACGTAAAAGAACTGGCAGAGCTGAAACCCGATGAGCTTAAAGCAATGTTTGATGTGGAAAAAATTCCCGAGATAGCTTCTTGGATTACGGGAAAACTCAACGTACCTCCGGAAGCATTGTTGCAAAAAGGCATTAATTGGAAAGCCGTCAAACCATGTGAAGATATTTTCTTTGAGAGAACGCGCAATAGTAAACGCCTCGTATTTTCCCCTCCTCATGTCCTGATAAGAGAAAAAGTTGATGGCTTAGCCATTCCAGCGGCGTATTCTGACAACTATCTGGTTTTTACAAATCAAATAGTTGGAGTTCATGCGCCGGAAAACGAAAGAGGGCAATTGCGGGTTCTTGCTAAAAGACTTAATGAGTCAAAGCTTTATGGAGTTTTGGCCGCTCTGGTCAGTGGGAGGATACTGGTCGGGAGGTCAAATTCTTTGTATGCAAGCGACATAATGTCATTACCATATCCCGATGACATGCAGGATATTGATCTGAATTTCTGGGAGCAAGCCCTTGTTGAGGATATCGGTAATTACCTCGTCGATTTTCGACGTAAGGGCGAAAAGGCCTCTGTCCTCACCAAAACGAATGAATCAGATTTGCACAGCTTCGGAGATATGTACTGTAACATTCTCAACCCCGTGTACAAAAAATTCAGCCCGTTACCACCAATCCTTATGGACTCATTCATCTGTTATCCATTTTGCTACGGTGATGCTCCTCGGATAGAATTGCCGAAAGAGGATACGGTAGTTCCTTACCTTGAGGAGCTGCTACAGCACCAACATAGCAGCCGCCTATTTGTAAATCGCATCCTACGTCTGTACGAACAGAATGTCATCTTCATGATCAAGCCGAATCAGAAGCGGTACTGGCTTCGTTCCATTGCCCTTCGCGATGCGGACGAAACCTTGATTGATCTTTTGGGGCAAGGATACTGACCGCCGTGACCAACTTCTCTGCAAAACGCATGCTCGGCGGCACCGGAACCTTGCTCGGCCCATCTCTCAACACTCAATTCAACAGTGTTGTTGAGCTCATTGAGATTTCCCTACCCACATTCGCAGAATCTGCGCTACAGAAGAATATCAGCAACGAAAATGGCCTCAATAGCCACCTCACTCTCTTTATATCGAAGGTAGCACGTCAGAAAGATCTGCCATTCATTGCCCAACATCAAAGCATGGAGGACTTGACACGCGGGGATAGCCCCGCACCGGATATCGGCATCCATCTTTATGTAGATGACGATGCAGAACCTCCACCTAAAATTACCGTTTTTGAAGGAAAGCGTCTGACATCAACTCTGGGCAAAGAGCGTCGTCAAGAATATGTTATTGGACATGAAAAAGATGGGAAGCATATACCCTGTGGAGGTATCGAACGTTTCAAATGCGCTATTCACGGTGGCGACTTCACTCATGCCGGCATGATCGGCTATATCCAGGAAGAAACTCAGGAAAACTGGCGCAAAAGCATCAACACTTGGATTTCTGATTTATGCAATCAACCCTTTGAACCAGCATGGTCCGAGGAGGAACATCTGACATATCAGATGAGTGATGGAAAAGTAACGAAGTCTTCGTCGCTTGTACATCGGACCGGCAGCGAACTTAATTTGACTCATCTGTGGGTTAACCTTGTCTTATTCCGCTGACATCAGACTCCCCAACAGGGGAAGTCTCTAAACTCTGTTTATAAAGGGAATCATATGAAAACCGCAAAAATACCGGCCACGGACAACGAATACCTGATCGGCAAGATCCTCTGCATCGGCCGCAACTATGTGGACCACATCAAGGAGTTGGGCAACGAGACCCCGGCGGCGCCGGTGGTGTTCATGAAGCCGGCCACCGCAGTCGTGGACGACGGCGGCACCGTGGTCATCCCCCCCACGGCACACAATGCCATTACGAGGCGGAACTGGCGGTCCTGATCGGCACGGACGGCAAGGACATCCCCGAGGCCCGCGCCCTCTCCCACGTGGCCGGTTATGGGGTCGCCATCGACATGACCCTGCGGGATGTGCAGGACAGCCTCAAGAAGAAAGGACTGCCCTGGGAGATCGCCAAGGCGTTCGACACCTCCTGCCCCCTGTCGGCATTTACCCCGGCGGCCCAGGTTCCCGACCCCCAGGACCTGACCATCAGGCTGCTGCTCAACGGGACAGAACGCCAGAACGGTTCCACCGGCCTGATGATCAACCCGGTGGCCACGATCATCAGCTACCTCTCCACCATCTTCACGCTTGAAGAGGGGGACGTGATCCTCACCGGCACCCCGGCCGGCGTGGGCCGGGTCCAGCCGGGCGACGGCATGGTCGCCGAAATTGCGGGGGTGGGGCGGCTTACCGTTTCCGTGGAGTGATCTTCCCCTCCGGAAGTGCGGGGTCTCATGGCACAGGGTCAGCCAATTCGGCATAACAAGCGCCTGGTGCGGATGCTGCGCCTGTTCCGGCACATCCGTTTCGTGGGGCAGCCGGTTACCTACCGGCGCAACCGGGTAGTACTCCACCCGGACGGGCCCGATTTCTTCCAGGCCCTGTTCAGCGCCATCCGCTCGGCGGAGCGCTACATCCTCCTGGAATACTACCTGATCCGCAGCGATGCCACCGGCGCCGCCTTTGCCGCCGAACTCCTCGACGCCCACCGGCGGGGGGTGCAGGTGTTCCTGATCTACGATTACATCGGCTGCGTCGAAACCCCCTCCGCCTACTTCAGGGACCTGGCCCGGCACGGCGTCAGGCTCGTTTCCTTCAACGTGCCGTCATTCAAACGGGGCATCCACTGGTTCGACAAACGCGACCACCGCAAAATGGCCATCATCGACGGCCGCCAGGCCTTCCTCGGGGGGTTCAACATCGGCGACGAATACGCCGGCCTGGTGTCGAGCCCGCTCCGTTTCCGCGACGTGGGTTTCAGCATCGTCGGCAACGCCGTGCATGAACTGGAGCGCATCTTTGCCGAGACCTGGCAGATGGAACGGGACGCGCCGCCCCCCATACCCGCCGACGGCGGGGGGGCCGGCACGCGCCGCCCCGGACGGGCCAACGTCATCATCGTCAGCGGCGGGCCGCACCACCGCAGTTCCTACATCCGCAGCGCCTTTCTGGCCGCCATCACCTCCGCCTCGGAGAGCGTCCTCGTCGTCACCCCCTACTTCGTTCCCGGCCCGCGCATCATCCGCTCCCTGCTGCGGGCGGTCCGCCGGGGCGTGCGGGTGCGCATCCTGCTCTCGGCCAAAAGCGACGTGCCGCTGATGCGGCTGGTGGGGCGCAGCTATTATACGGCCCTGCTCAAGGGAGGCATCGAGATCTGCGAACTGGAGCGGGAGGTGCTGCACGCCAAGGTCATGCTGATCGACGGGGAACGGACGGTGATCGGCTCCGCCAACCTGGACCAGCGCAGCTTCCACCGCAATTTCGAGATCAACGGCATCATCGACAAC is a window of Geobacter sp. FeAm09 DNA encoding:
- a CDS encoding class I SAM-dependent DNA methyltransferase, which translates into the protein MSALIDDNFRDELSRMEMLPADGEPTSLFFVVDKKAAEPHIRIALEQAESYEADAVFFRIFPEGDKRSPIPQIYVYRDIALTLNEKFYANIHLRLWNAGVVPLVFVITSTQVKILNCRQEPDFNKERQEPVYTPFHKLEDIVAANQAFVAREVAAGTLWENPIFKNDFVLENTAYFKLLSHLKEFRQKLLKLEILSEQTVNRILVMAILVKYLNDRKDSAGNRVFVQGFLRRFSHASNDDLESLFREMGSCIRLFDHLSAHFNGGIFELTNHEKSELEQADLSPIADFLKGDQDPTGQMLFWPLYSFQDLPVELISNIYEEFLAKNHSKTEKKGLGAKGADKESNTGDKGIVYTPPMLVDFLLDQCLPLSTETLFWKILDPACGSGIFLVGAFKRLIQCWRIANDWRQPTHLDLKGILKNNIFGFDEKPEAVLITAFSLCVALCDELEPLVIWNKLKFDNLQKRNLSARDFFEVVESGEFNNHFDLIIGNPPFESKLTTVAAKRVEAASITNKRPKLPDTQLALLFLEQSFRLARKNAAICLIQPAGPLLYNGNALPFRSHLFGEYDINQVFDFTPLEGVLFSKAQVAAAAIIGCNAPATSDKILHVTFRRTRAIKEKLLFELDPYDFHWIARGSITKRPYAWKTNLLGGGRLHRMLDRLFSDAPTLGEYLKEKKINDGWQFGEGYSVGNGSDFNSLPNVKELAELKPDELKAMFDVEKIPEIASWITGKLNVPPEALLQKGINWKAVKPCEDIFFERTRNSKRLVFSPPHVLIREKVDGLAIPAAYSDNYLVFTNQIVGVHAPENERGQLRVLAKRLNESKLYGVLAALVSGRILVGRSNSLYASDIMSLPYPDDMQDIDLNFWEQALVEDIGNYLVDFRRKGEKASVLTKTNESDLHSFGDMYCNILNPVYKKFSPLPPILMDSFICYPFCYGDAPRIELPKEDTVVPYLEELLQHQHSSRLFVNRILRLYEQNVIFMIKPNQKRYWLRSIALRDADETLIDLLGQGY
- a CDS encoding phosphatidylserine/phosphatidylglycerophosphate/cardiolipin synthase family protein, whose translation is MAQGQPIRHNKRLVRMLRLFRHIRFVGQPVTYRRNRVVLHPDGPDFFQALFSAIRSAERYILLEYYLIRSDATGAAFAAELLDAHRRGVQVFLIYDYIGCVETPSAYFRDLARHGVRLVSFNVPSFKRGIHWFDKRDHRKMAIIDGRQAFLGGFNIGDEYAGLVSSPLRFRDVGFSIVGNAVHELERIFAETWQMERDAPPPIPADGGGAGTRRPGRANVIIVSGGPHHRSSYIRSAFLAAITSASESVLVVTPYFVPGPRIIRSLLRAVRRGVRVRILLSAKSDVPLMRLVGRSYYTALLKGGIEICELEREVLHAKVMLIDGERTVIGSANLDQRSFHRNFEINGIIDNTSFGRQIALMLEQDFRDSRVVTLADHERRGKLPQILEKLVNLFAWFL